The Vigna unguiculata cultivar IT97K-499-35 chromosome 1, ASM411807v1, whole genome shotgun sequence nucleotide sequence AAATACCAAATCGACCCATACCATGGCAAGCTGATCCTGCGGATATGGAGAAGGTGGAAGATTTCAAGGTAATCCTTTCCGTTAAAgttgattatttatttgttctttctaTACATTTCGTGTCAGATGTCTTATTGGGTAGCcctatttaattattcatttggcCAAAGCAGGTTGGAGATTGGGTAAGAGTGAAAGCTTCAGTGTCTTCTCCAAAATATGGATGGGAAGATATTACAAGGAACAGCATTGGTGTAATTCATGGCTTGGAGGAGGATGGCGATATGGGTGTTGCTTTTTGCTTCAGAAGTAAGCCTTTTTCTTGCTCAGTCACTGACGTGGAGAAAGTTCCTCCATTTGAGGTGGGACAAGAAATTCATGTGATTGCATCAGTTACTCAGCCTCGTCTTGGGTGGTCAAATGAATCACCAGCTACAGTTGGAAAAGTAGTGAGAATAGACATGGATGGTGCTCTCAATGTAAGTTTAATCTGTATTTTCTAGATTTTATGCATGATTCTACAACTTCAATGACTTTAAGCTAACCGTGACATCTGAAGTGTCTTCCATAACTAAATTGCTACATCGGACCTAATACTGTTTTCTGTAACACTGTTATGTAGTGATACTGTGTGTTAGGTGTGTGAAGTTTATAACATTGTATAAATATGCCTAGAAAACTGCCTTCATCTGGGAGGATTTTGCTTTCTTTATGgcagaaattaaattttacagcAAACCTTTGAACAAGCCCAGCTGTAACATGAAATTCTATCTTTTCTATCAGTATCTGTATGGCTGGTTTAAACTTAAGAAGTGATGCCAACAAATTTCAGTAAAGGGTTGgctattattaaaatattatattattaaatgagTAAGCAACTATTAGTTGTCCAAGTTTATCCGCCTTGGGTGGACTGGGTATCAGAATTTGCCTGTCATGGCTGTAGTTTCTACAAAAGTGGTGAGGTGGTGCTTCACAAATAACAAGTGTGCAAATGTCATTTTAAGAAAACCACCTCATCTTTAGCTGTGTGTGCTGTCGTCCCTGCCTTATGAGAAAATTAGACTAATGTATTGACCGCTGTGACTAAGGAATTAaacaaactaaatataaaatatttagtcaACAATTGTTTTAGTGATTTCATGTTgattgttgagaataaagaaaacaggatttgagattaatctcccttgtgtataaaccacacatagggtaatctatttatagtAAAGAGAGgtacaattaaaaagagtaactgaaaataaatagaataaataaaagatattgtttgatattgtgattaacaatatctaataatatcttaataatatcaaacaatatctaacattGATAATATATGTAAGAATTGATTTTGCTGGTTTCTTTGTAGGTGAGGGTCACCGGTAGGCAGAGCTTGTGGAAAGTTTCTCCTGGAGATGCAGAGCGGCTTCCAGGATTTGAAGTTGGGGATTGGGTTCGTTCAAAACCAAGCCTGGGAACCAGACCGAGCTATGACTGGAATAGTGTTGGGAGAGAAAGTTTAGCTGTTGTGCATAGTGTACAGGATTCTGGATACTTGGAGTTGGCTTGCTGTTTTCGCAAAGGGAAGTGGATCACTCATTATACGGATGTTGAAAAGGTTCCTAGCTTTAAAGTTGGGCAGTATGTTAGGTTCCGAACTGGTTTGGTTGAACCAAGGTGGGGCTGGAGAGGAGCTCGGCCCGAATCTCAAGGGGTTATAACCAGTATTCATGCTGATGGAGAAGTCAGGATCGCATTTTTTGGTCTTCCAGAGCTGTGGAGAGGGGATCCTTCAGACCTTGAGATTGAACAAATTTTTGAAGTGGGAGAGTGGGTGAGGTTGACAGAAAATGCAAATAATTGGAAATCAATTGGACCAGGTAGTGTTGGTGTTGTTCAAGGAATAGGGTATGAAGGAGATGAACTAGACAGAAGCATTTTTGTGGGATTTTGTGGGGAGCAAGAAAAGTGGGTTGGACCTACTTCACATCTTGAAAGATTTGACAAACTCTTTGTTGGACAGAAGGTTAGAGTGAAACAATATGTGAAGCAACCAAGATTTGGATGGTCAGGGCATAGCCATGCTAGTCTTGGGACCATACAGGCTATTGATGCGGATGGAAAGCTTCGAATATACACTCCAGCAGGATCCAGAACATGGATGTTGGACCCATCAGAAGTGGAGGTGGTAGAAGAGAAGGAGCTGTGTATTGGTGACTGGGTGAGGGTTAAAGCTTCGGTTTCAACCCCAACACACCATTGGGGGGAAGTGAGTCATTCAAGCATTGGAGTTGTGCATCGAATGGAAGATGAAGATCTTTGGGTGGCTTTCTGTTTCATGGAGAGGCTATGGCTTTGTAAGGGTTGGGAAATGGAACGAGTTAGGCCGTTTAAAGTGGGTGACAAGGTAAGGATCAGAGATGGACTGGTGAACCCACGTTGGGGATGGGGAATGGAGACTCATGCGAGCAAGGGAGAAGTTGTAGGGGTAGATGCAAATGGCAAACTAAGAATAAAATTCCGGTGGAGGGAAGGGAGGCCCTGGATAGGAGATCCTGCTGATCTTGCCCTTGACGAAGACTGATAATGCTATTTTAGGAATATGAAGGTTGTACCATAACTCAATATTCTCAATTAGCTCTTTAGCCTATGTTTTTCTGGGCTGAGCTTGTGCAAAGTGGAAACTTTTATGCGCTCTGCTACTTCtcatcaaggttggaatgcccTTTGGCCCCATATAATGAATGATGTTAATAAATAGAGTGAAAGAATTGAAGCTGTTGACCGGGTGGTGCGGAGATATAAAAGCTCATTTACATTCATTACTCACAAGTTTGTAGTCCCAGATTTTGAGGTGTATATCACATCATATGTATGTTTATTGCATATTGTACAAATTTGTACTCAACAGTCGACTTAATGCATTTTTTTGACTCACCAGTATGCAGTTGCATAATTCTTATTAAATAGAATTTATTCCATTATACATCTTATGTGTTTCTCTGATTTGGCAAAGCATCATGGTTATGCTTGTCACCGTTTTTGCCTCCGTTGTAAATGCCATTTTTTACTTCTACATTGAAGCGATAGGCTCTCGAATCCTTCATTTTTCACTGTGTCTTTATTAcgttaaaaatgattttttctttctttttaccaaaatttaataacttttatatcCGTAAATTTTGTACGGTGTAACAGTCGATTGCAAGGTCATATATTCCACATATCATAAGAAACTTAATTCAAGTCATCATATAGTTTTGTGGAGGTAATACTTTAGAAGGGCAAAATTCTTGGTATGTCTTCTTAAGGTAGCATAGACTTCTTGTTAGTATCATAATAGCATATATATCCATTGTCAAACGCTTCCTTCTTTAAAAACTCTTCCCCAAAATTTCATCATCAAACATTTCTTCTCCTTACCGATAAGAGGTTTTCGAATTTACTCTCTAGaatagttttgaaaaataaaagccAAAAAGACATCCTGAAAGGAAATATCTTTGCTATTATCATGATTGTCTTGATCCTCCATTGCACTCCTCATGCCATTTACGGAAGCATTCCAGGGCATCCCTCATCCATGCATGTCGGCAGCTTCCCAGCGCCTCAGATACAGCTAACCAGCTCCTTTCTCTTGTGCTTTGCTCCGGCCATGACTCAAGTTCCTCCTTCACAAACAATGCAAACATTGCTGCTTTACACAAACCTTCTGGACTGCACTCATCTTGGAGGGTCTTACTCCTAAATTCATAGTACCCGAGAAAATCCTGACACCAAGTACCCACCATATCATCGATATGCAATAATCCATCtaaataaaaactacaaaaaatgCAACATAAAAACCCTCAGAAGACTAGGTGATTCAAGGGACAACAAGTTAAGAATGAAAGGTTTCAAACCCCGCCAAGCTCATCATATATTTTTGCTCAAAACTGAAATAGCATGAGTCAATGATGTgagaatattttcattattattttaggtACAAATTTTGCTAACTTATCCCAGTTCTTACTCGTTACATGTAAATGTGACCTCAACTAGTTTCATATAGATGCAAAGTTAGCACCAATTGCTTCTCCTTTTGCAAAATTTTGTTGTCATCATCTGCTAATTTACACGTACGATGTGAGAACATGATTTGATTTTCACATTAGCTTCCTAGACCCCCCAAAAATATTCACTTTCAACAGATCAAAATATTACAGAAGATAGAATGTGACGGGTTCACAGTTGGACTTATAGGATCACGAGCTACCAGCTAACAAATAAAGAAGGAAAGTGATAAAGGGCATAAACAGAAAGAACAGGTTAAGTGACGAGTGAAGTGCTAGTTGAAAAAAATTCTATGCTGAGGAAAATGTGTCTAGAGAGATGTTAAGGAATTTATCAGAAGGAGGAATATTTGGTGGGGCTGAGTGAAGAAGCTGGCTCTTCCTTAGAAAAGGGTTCTATaacttttgttatttgttttggtttctttttctattgttCATCTCTTAGAAGGTTTctataactttgatatatttcTAATTCGGTATGAATATTACTTTTGTTTTACCATTTCTATTCCGGTTCCTATCAgaacattaaattaattcatataTGTGGAGAAGCTTTGCACCATTAGGTCTCCTCGAACTCCCGCTTCTTCAATAGCTTCTCTTACAGCTGCCTCCTCAACAGTTTCATCATTCTCCCAACCTCCCTTCAATAACAAAGCAAAAACACACTAATCAGAAAACGAAATCTCAAATCAGGAACCATTCGAAAAAAAACTTACAGCTTATGTGAATGACATTAATTTAGAGAAACAGATCCTTGCAATAAATTTGCATGAAATTTATTATGAAGCACTAAAATCTTCATCGACGGGCATACTACGCAATTGAACTGTCTCATCAATATATGTTGTTACAACAGATTTACACTAGTGTCTTGAATTATTCAAGTGTCTAAAGATTGGCCTTTATAGCGTGCaatacataatttgtgttttgtttaaattaGGATGAAACAAACTCCAGAACCTTATTCACTTTGTAATCTTCTTTCAGATCAGGGGAGGAAGattcacttgtttttgttttgtatcaGAAAATTCTATCCAAAAAAGTAAATTACTTATTTTCAGAAAGTGATTAATGATTAATCATCATCCACATTGGACATATGCGACAGATTTTATAAACTATGTTGAGCAAGACAACAAGATAATTCAATCAACTTATCCTTTTAAAACACGTAGCTAGTGAAAAATCTCAGGATAAAGCTACAGGAAAGTCAAGGTTCTCTTAATGATAGGCCAGATACCTAAGGTTGAAGCAGCCTCTTGAAAACATGCAAACTAGTTATAACAGCTACATGTATGCACCAGGTGAGCTAAAACCCTTCATGCGCATAACAATAACTGTCTATATTGCATATTAAATGCGTGAAAATAGTAAGCCCCGAGGCTATGAACTTTCTTTCCTCCAAGAAGCCATTATGATTATATCAAAGGCAGAAAAACAACCAATGAAAATTTCCCTACACCAGAAGAGCATGAATGATTGAAAGGAAACAAACTACAACAGTTTTGGTCAATGCAGTTTTAATGAGAATTTTTATGACCATTGCTGTTTGACACAAGAAACCATATGGATTGGCATCCTCTTGTGCTGCAAGACCGTCCGTCCCTTTAGAGAGATAGACACAAATTTCATTGTGTGGTGACCAACTATGATAGGTTATTGGGTCCACTAGTTAAAAGATAAAACCAATGTGTCTCTATTGACAGGGATCCAATCCAAATTTACTGTACCTGTCATCCGAAAAGTTAAGCCAGGATGAGTACTGTAGTAGTCCTTAACAATGCATCAGAAAATTCTTGatgaataattttatagaaaccGTAAGTATATGCACTTAGTAATAAATAAATGCAAACGTAGAGTATACTCGTATTCCAAAATCATACCTTCGGAAATAGAAGACCTGGTCCACTGGTTGAATTAATCATAAGCACTTCAACAGTCTTCTCAGAAGAATCCCCACAGCCATTACCGTTTCTATATCTAAATGGAACACACCTGCAGTACAATTATCATCTACAGATCAGATCAAACCTCTAAGTATATGAATCCAACTTTTCAGACTTCAGGTAATTCCTAGCTAGAAAACTTGCTTAACATAGTACAAGCTGCTTCAGCTAAAAAGCCAATACATTTCGATAATAAACATATCCTTGTTCTTGTCTTTTGGCTACAAATCTGCGAGTTGATTTTAGTTGGATTGAATAATATTTCCTAGTGTAAGAAATTATCTTCCATCACAAATATTAACGTTACAGACAACAATATAATGCAACAAAACTAAATATACTACTTACAAACTGATCTTCAAAATCATCCATAAACATTAAAATCTGATAAGTTCCATTTTCCAGGTCATTTACTATCACTCTCAAATTGTTGAAGTCTAATTCctagaaaaaaaatctcaaaaacaCAAACTCCTACACACAAGCCTAGATGAAGAT carries:
- the LOC114180297 gene encoding nudix hydrolase 16, mitochondrial-like — encoded protein: MSELVARTGRHQQRYEHGYRLIAGCVPFRYRNGNGCGDSSEKTVEVLMINSTSGPGLLFPKGGWENDETVEEAAVREAIEEAGVRGDLMDFLGYYEFRSKTLQDECSPEGLCKAAMFALFVKEELESWPEQSTRERSWLAVSEALGSCRHAWMRDALECFRKWHEECNGGSRQS